A window of the Streptomyces luomodiensis genome harbors these coding sequences:
- a CDS encoding alpha/beta hydrolase, with the protein MPSSSRTIRTRALVSMTAVAALVAVAGCDGDGGSEQGKASSKPSASASTSSPASPSGSGLPGSLTGQKLDWSSCPAPTAKQGTGEKPGSEWECATLKAPLDYAKPKGETIDLAMIRAKATGPGKRIGSLLFNFGGPGGSGVSSLPGFAGDYEKLRTRYDLVSFDPRGVGESAGVTCQSDAEIDASDAVDGTPDDDAEVKAALADAKKYIKGCEKRSGKVLPHVDTVSAARDMDLMRQVLGDDKLSYFGISYGTELGGVYAHLFPDRVGRAVLDAVVDPTEDPEQGSYGQAKGFQLALDNYLKDCAEKGTACPTGGDPAAGTDRIAAFLKQLDTKPLPTESGRKLTQDGALSGIAAALYDKESWKYLTLGLQEAMRLGKGNLLLAMADSMSGRDENGHYSNINAANAAINCVDDRQRYTVADVKAQLPRFRKASPVFGEYLAWGLLACTGWPADGTTDTPDVSAEGSAPILVVGNTGDPATPYEGARKMVQELGEGVGVEVTYKGQGHGAYNSGNTCMTRTVNAYLLDGKVPAAGTTCG; encoded by the coding sequence ATGCCGAGTTCCTCACGCACCATACGGACCAGGGCGCTGGTCTCCATGACCGCCGTGGCCGCCCTCGTCGCCGTCGCGGGCTGCGACGGCGACGGGGGAAGCGAGCAGGGCAAGGCGTCGTCCAAGCCCTCGGCGTCCGCATCGACGTCGTCCCCGGCCTCCCCGTCGGGCTCCGGGCTGCCGGGCTCGCTCACCGGTCAGAAGCTCGACTGGTCGTCCTGCCCTGCCCCGACCGCGAAGCAGGGCACCGGTGAGAAGCCGGGAAGCGAGTGGGAATGCGCCACGCTCAAGGCGCCGCTGGACTACGCCAAGCCCAAGGGCGAGACGATCGATCTGGCCATGATCCGCGCCAAGGCCACCGGACCGGGAAAGCGCATCGGCTCCCTGCTGTTCAACTTCGGCGGACCTGGCGGTTCCGGTGTCTCCTCGCTGCCCGGTTTCGCCGGCGACTACGAGAAGCTGCGGACACGCTATGACCTGGTGAGCTTCGATCCACGCGGGGTCGGCGAGAGCGCCGGGGTGACCTGCCAGAGCGACGCGGAGATCGACGCCTCGGACGCCGTCGACGGCACTCCGGACGACGACGCCGAGGTCAAGGCCGCCCTGGCGGACGCCAAGAAGTACATCAAGGGCTGCGAGAAGCGTTCGGGCAAGGTGCTCCCCCATGTGGACACCGTGAGCGCCGCCCGTGACATGGATCTCATGCGGCAGGTGCTCGGCGACGACAAGCTGTCGTACTTCGGCATCTCCTACGGCACCGAACTCGGCGGCGTCTACGCCCATCTCTTCCCCGACCGGGTGGGACGCGCGGTCCTGGACGCCGTGGTCGACCCCACCGAGGACCCCGAACAGGGCTCCTACGGCCAGGCGAAGGGGTTCCAGCTCGCGCTCGACAACTATCTGAAGGACTGCGCCGAGAAGGGCACGGCCTGTCCGACCGGCGGCGACCCGGCAGCGGGCACCGACAGGATCGCCGCCTTCCTGAAGCAGCTCGACACCAAGCCGCTGCCCACCGAAAGCGGCCGGAAGCTCACCCAGGACGGGGCGCTGAGCGGTATCGCCGCCGCCCTCTACGACAAGGAGAGCTGGAAATACCTGACGCTCGGGCTACAGGAGGCGATGCGGCTCGGCAAGGGCAATCTGCTGCTGGCCATGGCGGATTCGATGTCCGGCCGAGACGAGAACGGCCACTACAGCAACATCAACGCCGCCAATGCCGCCATCAACTGCGTGGACGACCGGCAGCGTTACACCGTGGCCGATGTGAAGGCGCAGCTGCCGCGCTTCCGCAAGGCGTCACCGGTCTTCGGCGAGTATCTGGCCTGGGGCCTGCTCGCCTGCACCGGCTGGCCCGCGGACGGCACCACGGACACCCCTGACGTCAGCGCCGAGGGCTCCGCGCCGATCCTCGTGGTCGGCAACACCGGCGACCCGGCCACCCCGTACGAGGGGGCCCGGAAGATGGTCCAGGAGCTGGGCGAGGGCGTGGGCGTCGAGGTCACCTACAAGGGACAGGGCCATGGCGCGTACAACAGCGGCAACACCTGTATGACGAGGACCGTGAACGCCTATCTGCTGGACGGCAAGGTGCCCGCCGCCGGCACGACCTGCGGGTAA
- a CDS encoding alpha/beta hydrolase, giving the protein MSPLPRIGALSAAALLPALLAAGCGGGGRPDTSAHQKLDWSACPTPSTSQDAAATKAPGKDWECATLHVPLDYRKPRGRTIGIAMIRAKATGPGKRIGSLIFNFGGPGGSGVATLPALAAGYKQLRTRYDLVSFDPRGVGRSSGVRCLGDRQLDANYAADSTPDDNTEVKSLVRRVKTFAAGCEKNSGTVLPYVGTTNAARDMDLMRRVLGDKKMHYFGVSYGTELGGVYAHLYPKKVGRALFDGVVDPTQTPEQGALGQAKGFQRALGDYLKACAKGGAQSCPTQTRIRSLLKRLDARPVRGYGGRKLTESLADGGIAQSLYSRQYWQYLTQGIAAAQQGDGRILLALGDAMNGRSPDGHYSTLQSALTAITCADFKERYTVPDIERKLPAFRKVSPVFGDMMAWGLTQCTGWPVRGAWTTPDVSAKGAAPILVVGNTGDPATPYEGAGRMVKELGPGVGVELTYKGEGHGAYDSGSACVRKTVNAYLLDGKVPKKGKVCT; this is encoded by the coding sequence GTGTCCCCACTTCCGCGCATCGGTGCGCTGTCCGCCGCCGCCCTGCTGCCGGCCCTCCTGGCCGCCGGATGCGGTGGCGGCGGGCGGCCGGACACCTCGGCCCATCAGAAGCTCGACTGGTCGGCCTGCCCCACCCCTTCGACGAGCCAGGACGCGGCCGCCACCAAGGCGCCGGGCAAGGACTGGGAGTGCGCGACGCTCCATGTGCCGCTGGACTACCGCAAGCCCCGCGGCCGGACCATCGGCATCGCCATGATCCGCGCCAAGGCCACCGGACCGGGCAAGCGCATCGGCTCCCTCATCTTCAACTTCGGCGGGCCCGGCGGTTCGGGCGTGGCCACCCTCCCGGCCCTCGCCGCCGGCTACAAGCAGCTGCGCACCCGGTACGACCTGGTCAGCTTCGATCCGCGCGGGGTCGGCCGCAGCAGCGGGGTGCGCTGCCTCGGGGACCGGCAGCTGGACGCCAACTACGCCGCCGACTCCACCCCGGACGACAACACCGAGGTGAAGAGCCTGGTGCGCCGGGTCAAGACCTTTGCCGCCGGATGCGAGAAGAACTCCGGCACGGTCCTGCCGTACGTCGGCACCACCAACGCCGCCCGTGACATGGACCTGATGCGGCGCGTCCTCGGCGACAAGAAGATGCACTACTTCGGCGTCTCCTACGGCACCGAACTCGGCGGCGTCTACGCCCACCTGTACCCGAAGAAGGTGGGGCGCGCCCTCTTCGACGGGGTCGTGGACCCCACGCAGACGCCCGAGCAGGGTGCGCTCGGCCAGGCCAAGGGGTTCCAACGTGCCCTCGGCGACTATTTGAAGGCGTGCGCCAAGGGCGGCGCCCAAAGCTGCCCCACCCAGACCCGGATCCGCTCGCTGCTGAAGCGGCTCGACGCCCGTCCGGTGCGCGGCTACGGCGGCCGGAAGCTGACCGAGTCCCTGGCCGACGGCGGTATCGCGCAGTCCCTGTACTCCCGGCAGTACTGGCAGTACCTCACCCAGGGGATCGCGGCCGCCCAGCAGGGCGACGGCAGGATTCTGCTGGCCCTGGGCGACGCCATGAACGGACGCAGTCCGGACGGCCACTACAGCACCCTCCAGTCCGCCCTGACCGCCATCACCTGCGCCGACTTCAAGGAGCGCTACACGGTCCCGGACATCGAGCGGAAGCTGCCCGCCTTCCGTAAGGTCTCCCCCGTCTTCGGCGACATGATGGCGTGGGGCCTCACCCAGTGCACCGGCTGGCCGGTCCGCGGCGCCTGGACCACACCCGACGTCAGCGCCAAGGGCGCCGCCCCGATCCTGGTCGTCGGCAACACCGGCGACCCGGCCACCCCGTACGAGGGGGCGGGGCGGATGGTGAAGGAGCTGGGTCCCGGCGTCGGGGTCGAGCTCACCTACAAGGGCGAGGGCCATGGGGCGTACGACAGCGGAAGCGCCTGTGTCCGAAAGACCGTCAACGCCTATCTGCTGGACGGCAAGGTGCCCAAGAAGGGAAAGGTCTGCACCTGA
- a CDS encoding flippase-like domain-containing protein has protein sequence MIRDQEETAKQQGAQPPEEEARTPEALPRSEAPSGGRADAPDAADRCAPDGPQDADGPENPNGPEDIDGPENPDGPEDSDGPEGHVDRVSGDEPLLPARVHRPSDLLRLLLGVLGMAVVLAIAAFAHGTTAGLEKDIGHGANQAPPLLIDFAGLTAGVAVLVLPVAFAFERLIKRDGLRIADGVLAAVLAHGVSLTMDLWVARGAPGSLREALTQPAPGGTFSDPVHGYLAPVIAYMTAVGMARRPRWRVAMWCVLLLDAFAVLVGGYTTPFSIILTVLIGWTVAYGTLYAVGSPNVRPTGQNLLAGLRRVGFTPVSAMRAEEPEDEHGHHVDRGRRYLVTLEDGPPLDVTVVDREQQAQGFFYGVWQRLTLRTITPPRSLQSLRQALEQEALLAYAAIASGANAPKLIATSELGPDAVMLVYEHVGGRPLHALPDEAITDELLAGTWHQVQALQSRRIAHRRLDSDALLVDRNGTVVLTDLRGGEIAAGDVVLRMDIAQLLTTLGLRVGAERSVAAAVEVLGPDAVADSLPLLQPLALGRGTRATLRQLARERAQRQREAVLEASRAAKEARQTEAKEALEAVGAEAVTSGRKTAKAEKQAEKRAMEEALEDAREEDLLSQIRQQVLLVRPQAPIEPVRLERIKPRTLVSFCAGAFAAYFLLSQFTHLKLGALVGEANWIWVVFALVFSAVTYVAAALSLLGFVPEKVPLGRTVLAQVAASFVKLVAPAAVGGVALNTRFLQRAGVRPGLAVASVGASQLFGLASHIVLLLTFGYITGTERTPALSPSRTVIAGLLTAAVLALVVAAIPVLRKFVSSRLRSLFAGVIPRMLDVLQRPRKLLAGIGGTLLLTAANVMCLDASIRAFGGELSYASIAVVFLAGNALGSAAPTPGGVGAVEAALIAGLTFAGLPYETAAPAVLLFRLMVFWLPVLPGWLAFTHLTRKEAL, from the coding sequence GTGATACGAGATCAAGAAGAGACGGCGAAGCAGCAGGGTGCGCAGCCTCCTGAGGAGGAGGCCCGCACCCCTGAGGCGCTGCCGCGCTCCGAGGCACCGTCCGGTGGCCGTGCCGACGCCCCGGACGCCGCCGACCGCTGCGCCCCGGACGGACCGCAGGACGCAGACGGGCCGGAGAACCCCAACGGACCGGAGGACATAGACGGACCGGAGAACCCGGACGGGCCGGAGGATTCGGACGGACCGGAGGGTCATGTGGACCGGGTCTCCGGGGACGAGCCGCTGCTGCCCGCCCGGGTGCACCGCCCCTCCGATCTGCTGCGGCTGCTCCTCGGGGTCCTCGGCATGGCCGTCGTGCTGGCCATCGCGGCCTTCGCCCACGGCACCACCGCGGGTCTGGAGAAGGACATCGGGCACGGCGCCAACCAGGCGCCCCCGCTGCTGATCGACTTCGCGGGGCTCACGGCCGGTGTGGCCGTCCTCGTGCTGCCGGTGGCCTTCGCCTTCGAGCGGCTGATCAAACGGGACGGGCTGCGGATCGCCGACGGTGTCCTGGCCGCCGTGCTGGCCCACGGTGTGTCCCTCACCATGGACCTCTGGGTCGCCAGAGGCGCCCCCGGCTCGCTCCGTGAGGCGCTCACCCAGCCCGCGCCCGGCGGCACCTTCAGCGACCCCGTGCACGGCTATCTCGCCCCCGTCATCGCCTATATGACGGCCGTCGGCATGGCCCGGCGCCCCCGCTGGCGGGTGGCCATGTGGTGCGTGCTGCTGCTCGACGCCTTCGCGGTGCTCGTGGGCGGCTACACCACACCGTTCTCGATCATCCTTACGGTGCTCATCGGCTGGACGGTGGCCTACGGCACGCTCTACGCCGTCGGCTCCCCCAATGTGCGCCCCACCGGCCAGAACCTGCTCGCCGGGCTGCGCCGGGTCGGCTTCACACCGGTCAGCGCCATGCGGGCCGAGGAGCCTGAGGACGAACACGGCCACCACGTCGACCGGGGCCGCCGCTATCTGGTCACCCTGGAGGACGGCCCGCCCCTGGACGTCACCGTCGTCGACCGGGAACAGCAGGCCCAGGGCTTCTTCTACGGCGTCTGGCAGCGGCTGACCCTGCGGACGATCACCCCGCCGCGCAGCCTCCAGTCGCTGCGCCAGGCGCTGGAGCAGGAGGCGCTGCTCGCCTATGCGGCCATCGCGTCCGGGGCCAACGCGCCCAAGCTGATCGCCACCTCCGAGCTGGGCCCGGACGCGGTGATGCTCGTCTACGAGCACGTCGGCGGCCGTCCGCTGCACGCCCTGCCGGACGAGGCGATCACCGACGAGCTGCTGGCCGGCACCTGGCACCAGGTCCAGGCCCTCCAGTCGCGGCGCATCGCCCACCGGCGGCTGGACAGCGACGCCCTGCTGGTCGACCGCAACGGCACGGTCGTCCTGACCGATCTGCGCGGCGGTGAGATCGCGGCCGGTGATGTGGTGCTGCGGATGGACATCGCGCAGCTGCTCACCACCCTGGGCCTGCGCGTGGGCGCCGAGCGCTCGGTGGCCGCCGCGGTCGAGGTCCTCGGGCCGGACGCGGTCGCCGACAGCCTTCCGCTGCTACAGCCCCTGGCGCTCGGCCGGGGCACCCGCGCGACCCTGCGCCAGCTCGCCCGCGAGCGCGCCCAGCGCCAGCGGGAGGCCGTCCTGGAGGCGTCGCGCGCCGCCAAGGAGGCCCGCCAAACCGAGGCGAAGGAGGCCCTGGAGGCCGTGGGCGCGGAGGCGGTCACCAGCGGCCGCAAGACCGCCAAGGCCGAGAAGCAGGCGGAGAAGCGCGCCATGGAGGAGGCGCTGGAGGACGCCCGCGAGGAGGATCTGCTCTCCCAGATCCGGCAGCAGGTGCTGCTGGTGCGGCCGCAGGCGCCGATAGAGCCCGTAAGGCTGGAGCGCATCAAACCGCGCACCCTGGTGAGCTTCTGCGCGGGGGCCTTCGCCGCGTACTTCCTGCTGTCGCAGTTCACCCATCTCAAGCTGGGCGCCCTGGTCGGCGAGGCCAACTGGATCTGGGTCGTCTTCGCGCTCGTCTTCTCCGCGGTGACCTATGTGGCCGCGGCGCTGAGCCTGCTCGGCTTCGTCCCGGAGAAGGTGCCGCTCGGGCGGACGGTGCTGGCGCAGGTCGCCGCCTCGTTCGTGAAGCTGGTGGCGCCCGCGGCGGTCGGCGGGGTCGCCCTGAACACCCGCTTCCTACAGCGCGCGGGGGTGCGGCCGGGGCTCGCGGTGGCGAGTGTGGGCGCCTCCCAGCTGTTCGGGCTCGCCAGCCATATCGTGCTGCTGCTGACCTTCGGCTATATCACCGGCACCGAGCGCACCCCGGCGCTCTCGCCGTCCCGGACCGTGATCGCCGGGCTGCTGACGGCCGCCGTCCTCGCCCTGGTGGTGGCCGCGATTCCGGTGTTGCGGAAGTTCGTCTCCAGCCGGTTGCGGTCGCTGTTCGCGGGCGTCATCCCGCGCATGCTGGACGTGCTTCAGCGGCCCAGGAAGCTGCTCGCCGGCATCGGCGGCACGCTGCTGCTGACCGCCGCGAACGTGATGTGCCTCGACGCCTCGATCCGCGCGTTCGGCGGTGAGCTGAGCTACGCGAGCATCGCCGTGGTCTTCCTCGCGGGCAACGCCCTGGGGTCGGCGGCGCCCACCCCGGGCGGTGTGGGCGCGGTCGAGGCGGCCCTGATCGCGGGTCTGACCTTCGCCGGGCTGCCGTACGAGACCGCCGCGCCCGCGGTGCTCCTCTTCCGGCTGATGGTCTTCTGGCTGCCGGTGCTGCCCGGCTGGCTGGCCTTCACCCACCTCACCCGCAAAGAGGCGCTGTAG
- a CDS encoding MGMT family protein, producing MSRESREREADDGADELPEYAERVLEVAELIPSGRVMTYGDVAEWLEQGGPRQVGRVMALYGGAVPWWRVVRADGVLLPGNELSALEHYREEGTPLRQAACSSEGHVPRIDMARARWDGSGHDHTR from the coding sequence ATGAGCCGGGAAAGCAGGGAGCGGGAAGCCGACGACGGGGCCGATGAGCTGCCCGAGTACGCCGAACGGGTGCTGGAGGTGGCCGAGCTGATCCCCTCCGGTCGCGTGATGACCTACGGGGACGTCGCCGAATGGCTGGAGCAGGGCGGCCCGCGCCAGGTGGGCCGGGTGATGGCGCTCTACGGGGGCGCCGTGCCGTGGTGGCGGGTGGTGCGCGCGGACGGGGTGCTGCTGCCCGGCAATGAGCTGAGTGCTCTTGAGCACTACCGCGAGGAGGGCACCCCGCTGCGCCAGGCGGCATGCTCGTCCGAGGGGCATGTCCCGCGGATCGACATGGCTCGTGCCCGGTGGGACGGGAGCGGGCACGACCACACCCGGTAG
- a CDS encoding ATP-dependent helicase — translation MLRHRPEPGAPPVLDARQRAAVEHPGGPLLVLAGPGTGKTTTLVEAVARRVREGADPERLLVLTFSRKAAVELRDRMAARLGGASAPQATTFHSYCYALVRAHQDVDLFADPLRLLSGPEQDVVVRELLAGQAELAGEGRASVRWPDELRACLTTRGFADEVRAVLARSRELGLGPRALGEFAERAGRPDWTAAAGFLAEYLDVLDAQGVLDYAELVHRAVLLAGRPETAAELAGRYDAVFVDEYQDTDVAQGRLLRALAGGGRTLLAFGDPDQSIYAFRGADVGNILRFREDFPRADGRPADVAVLTVSRRSGAALLAATRQITGRMPLTRLPARAVRAHRELAAARGGGRVEVCTYPTVGAELDNVADILRRAHLEDGVPWSEMAVLVRAGGRSIPGVRRALTSAGVPVEVDGDDIPLRHEPAVAPLLTALRAAATAALPDSGGLSAALGVETALTLLTSPLGGMDAADLRRLGRALREEERAAGRAVPRPSDVLLAEALAEPERLAVHDPAYARGAQRLGQLLRTARESLARGGTAEQALWVLWDGTSWPGRLERAAQRGGPAGRNADRDLDAVCALFETAARAEERTGGRGALNFLEEIDAQDIAADTLSRRMVRPDAVRLMTAHRSKGLEWALVVVAGVQEGLWPDLRRRGSLLEADRIGRDGLAEPLPPGALLAEERRLFYVAATRAKERLVVTAVKAASEDGDQPSRFLGELGVPPTDVTQRPRRPLSVPALVAELRATTVDPEASEVLREAAARRLARLAALRDEEGRPLVPAAHPHRWWGLYEPTHSEVPLRDRGRPVALSGSALDQLVNTCSLQWFLGREVKADAPSTAAQGFGNVVHVLADEVASGRTPADLAVLMERLDSVWDALAFDAPWKSRQEKEHARAALERFLHWHVMERGRTPVATEHSFDVTLEADAYKVRIRGSMDRVETDGEGRAYVVDFKTGKQAVTRGDVERHPQLAAYQLAVREGAVDDLFDGRRPEPGGAELVQLRQGAAKRDGGDGVPKVQAQEPPDGEWVGELLATAAGRVLDERFTPSTGDHCERCAFRGACSARAEGRHVVD, via the coding sequence CTGCTCCGTCATCGGCCGGAGCCGGGTGCTCCGCCTGTCCTGGACGCACGGCAGCGCGCCGCGGTCGAGCATCCGGGCGGTCCTCTGCTGGTGCTCGCCGGGCCCGGCACGGGCAAGACGACGACGCTCGTGGAGGCGGTGGCCCGCCGGGTGCGCGAGGGTGCGGATCCCGAGCGGCTCCTGGTGCTCACCTTCAGCCGTAAGGCGGCCGTCGAACTGCGCGACCGCATGGCCGCGCGCCTGGGCGGCGCGAGCGCGCCGCAGGCCACGACCTTCCACTCCTACTGCTACGCCCTGGTCCGCGCCCACCAGGACGTCGATCTCTTCGCCGATCCGCTGCGGCTGCTCTCCGGACCGGAACAGGACGTCGTCGTCAGGGAGCTGCTCGCCGGCCAGGCCGAGCTGGCCGGCGAGGGCCGGGCCTCCGTCCGCTGGCCCGACGAGCTGCGCGCCTGCCTGACCACCCGGGGCTTCGCCGACGAGGTGCGCGCGGTGCTCGCACGCAGCCGGGAGCTGGGCCTGGGGCCACGGGCGCTGGGGGAGTTCGCCGAGCGCGCCGGGCGCCCCGACTGGACCGCGGCGGCGGGCTTCCTCGCCGAATATCTCGACGTCCTGGACGCCCAGGGGGTGCTGGACTACGCGGAGCTGGTGCACCGCGCGGTGCTGCTCGCCGGGCGGCCGGAGACCGCGGCCGAGCTGGCGGGGCGGTACGACGCCGTGTTCGTCGACGAGTACCAGGACACCGACGTGGCCCAGGGCCGGCTGCTGCGGGCGCTCGCGGGCGGCGGCAGGACCCTGCTCGCCTTCGGCGACCCCGATCAGTCGATCTACGCCTTCCGCGGCGCCGACGTGGGGAACATCCTCCGGTTCCGCGAGGACTTCCCGCGGGCGGACGGCCGGCCTGCGGACGTGGCGGTTCTCACCGTCTCCCGCCGCTCGGGCGCCGCCCTGCTCGCGGCCACCCGGCAGATCACCGGCCGGATGCCGCTCACCCGACTGCCCGCGCGGGCCGTAAGGGCCCATCGGGAGCTCGCGGCCGCCCGCGGCGGTGGCCGCGTCGAGGTGTGCACGTACCCCACCGTGGGCGCCGAGCTCGACAACGTCGCCGACATCCTGCGCCGCGCCCATCTGGAGGACGGGGTGCCATGGAGCGAGATGGCCGTCCTGGTGCGCGCCGGGGGGCGCTCGATCCCCGGTGTGCGCCGTGCGCTCACCTCGGCCGGAGTCCCCGTCGAGGTGGACGGCGATGACATCCCGCTGCGCCATGAGCCCGCCGTGGCTCCCCTGCTGACGGCGCTGCGGGCCGCCGCCACGGCCGCGTTGCCGGACAGCGGCGGGCTGTCCGCGGCCCTCGGCGTCGAGACCGCCCTGACCCTGCTCACCTCCCCCCTCGGCGGTATGGACGCCGCCGATCTGCGCCGCCTGGGCCGCGCGCTGCGCGAGGAGGAGCGGGCCGCCGGGCGGGCGGTGCCGCGCCCCTCCGACGTCCTGCTCGCCGAGGCGCTCGCCGAGCCGGAGCGGCTGGCCGTCCACGACCCGGCGTACGCACGCGGTGCCCAGCGGCTCGGGCAGCTGCTGCGCACGGCCCGGGAGTCGCTGGCCCGGGGCGGCACCGCCGAACAGGCGCTGTGGGTGCTGTGGGACGGCACCTCCTGGCCCGGCCGCCTGGAGCGGGCCGCACAGCGCGGCGGCCCCGCGGGGCGGAACGCGGACCGCGACCTGGACGCGGTGTGCGCGCTGTTCGAGACCGCCGCCCGTGCCGAGGAGCGCACCGGCGGCCGCGGCGCCCTCAACTTCCTGGAGGAGATCGACGCCCAGGACATCGCCGCCGACACCCTCTCCCGCCGGATGGTGCGCCCCGACGCCGTACGGCTGATGACCGCCCACCGCTCCAAGGGGCTCGAATGGGCCCTGGTGGTCGTCGCGGGGGTGCAGGAGGGGCTGTGGCCCGATCTGCGGCGGCGCGGCTCACTCCTGGAGGCCGACCGGATCGGCCGGGACGGGCTCGCCGAGCCGCTGCCGCCGGGCGCGCTGCTGGCCGAGGAGCGGCGGCTGTTCTACGTGGCGGCGACCCGCGCGAAGGAGCGGCTCGTGGTCACCGCCGTCAAGGCCGCCTCCGAGGACGGCGACCAGCCCTCCCGCTTCCTCGGCGAACTGGGCGTCCCGCCCACCGATGTCACCCAGCGGCCGCGCCGTCCGCTCTCCGTCCCCGCGCTCGTCGCCGAGCTGCGCGCCACCACCGTCGACCCGGAGGCCTCCGAGGTGCTGCGGGAGGCCGCCGCGCGCCGGCTGGCGCGGCTCGCGGCGCTGCGTGACGAGGAGGGCCGGCCGCTGGTCCCGGCCGCCCACCCGCACCGCTGGTGGGGGCTGTACGAGCCGACGCACAGCGAGGTCCCGCTGCGCGACCGGGGCCGACCCGTGGCGCTGTCCGGCAGTGCGCTGGACCAGCTCGTCAACACCTGCTCGCTCCAGTGGTTCCTGGGGCGCGAGGTGAAGGCGGACGCCCCCTCGACCGCCGCCCAGGGCTTCGGCAACGTCGTGCACGTCCTGGCCGACGAGGTCGCCTCCGGCCGCACCCCGGCCGATCTCGCGGTCCTCATGGAGCGCCTGGACTCCGTATGGGACGCGCTCGCCTTCGACGCCCCCTGGAAGTCACGGCAGGAGAAGGAGCACGCACGGGCGGCCCTGGAGCGCTTTCTGCACTGGCATGTGATGGAGCGCGGCCGCACCCCGGTCGCCACGGAGCACTCCTTCGACGTCACGCTCGAAGCCGACGCCTATAAGGTGCGCATCCGCGGCAGTATGGACCGCGTCGAGACGGACGGCGAGGGGCGCGCCTACGTCGTCGACTTCAAGACCGGCAAGCAGGCCGTGACCCGCGGTGATGTGGAGCGCCACCCCCAGCTGGCGGCCTACCAGCTGGCGGTGCGTGAGGGCGCCGTCGACGACCTCTTCGACGGCCGGCGCCCCGAGCCGGGCGGCGCGGAGCTGGTCCAGCTGCGGCAGGGCGCCGCCAAGAGGGACGGCGGCGACGGCGTCCCCAAGGTCCAGGCCCAGGAGCCGCCGGACGGGGAGTGGGTGGGGGAGCTGCTCGCCACCGCGGCCGGGCGGGTCCTCGACGAGCGTTTCACCCCGAGCACCGGCGACCACTGCGAGCGCTGCGCCTTCCGCGGCGCGTGCAGCGCCCGCGCGGAGGGCCGCCATGTGGTCGACTGA